A region from the Algoriphagus machipongonensis genome encodes:
- the araD1 gene encoding AraD1 family protein encodes MENKTRLVQLIHPSKGRRIALVQEPKLTLLSNFNSVYQLALEALDNKKKIKDLIQEHLTQESLEYDPVYQGNSEWKLLPSFDHPDSPFSCMVSGTGLTHHNSALNRQMMHGQTEEKPSDSLIMYEMGVKGGSPKPGETGTQPEWFYKGNGSVLKAHGDALEVPYYANDGGEEPEIAGLYIIDREGKPWRIGLTTANEFSDHVMEKVNYLYLAPSKIRTCSIGPEAVIDADFESYSGKVSVSRAKDEVWSSDINTGQKNMCHNLANLEFHHFKYESHRIPLQAHVHFYGADAFSFGNNVTLQKGDIMSVHWNNLGRSLENPIAILDPKKQSAPVINQL; translated from the coding sequence ATGGAAAATAAAACTAGGCTCGTTCAATTAATTCACCCATCAAAGGGTAGAAGAATTGCACTCGTTCAGGAGCCAAAATTGACTCTACTTAGCAATTTCAATTCTGTATATCAGCTTGCTTTGGAAGCTTTGGATAATAAGAAAAAGATCAAGGATTTAATCCAAGAGCATCTTACCCAAGAAAGTCTTGAATACGATCCTGTTTATCAAGGCAACAGCGAGTGGAAATTATTACCATCCTTTGATCATCCTGACTCACCATTTTCCTGCATGGTTTCGGGAACTGGTCTTACTCATCACAATAGTGCTTTAAATAGACAAATGATGCATGGTCAAACCGAAGAGAAGCCTTCCGATAGTTTGATTATGTATGAAATGGGCGTAAAAGGTGGATCTCCAAAACCAGGAGAAACCGGAACTCAACCCGAATGGTTTTACAAAGGGAATGGATCGGTTTTAAAAGCACATGGTGATGCTTTGGAAGTCCCATATTATGCCAATGATGGGGGAGAGGAACCGGAAATTGCGGGCTTATATATCATTGACAGGGAAGGTAAACCTTGGAGAATCGGATTAACCACAGCCAATGAATTCTCTGATCATGTGATGGAAAAAGTGAATTACCTGTATTTGGCTCCCTCTAAAATTAGAACCTGTTCGATCGGTCCAGAGGCTGTGATAGACGCTGATTTCGAAAGCTATTCCGGTAAAGTTTCTGTCTCAAGAGCGAAGGATGAAGTATGGAGTTCCGATATCAATACAGGACAGAAAAATATGTGTCATAATTTGGCCAACTTAGAGTTTCACCACTTCAAATATGAATCACACAGAATACCACTTCAGGCCCATGTTCATTTTTATGGAGCTGATGCCTTTAGCTTTGGGAATAATGTCACTTTGCAAAAGGGGGATATAATGTCTGTGCATTGGAATAACTTAGGCAGGTCTCTTGAAAATCCAATTGCTATTCTTGATCCTAAAAAACAATCAGCACCTGTGATCAATCAACTGTAA
- a CDS encoding glycoside hydrolase family 18 protein: MNWKTTILPQLSMFILMMGCSPQSANQTEETVIAETANPDPVIMAYYVAERDYKPETIPVEKLTHIIYSFTNVVDGEMKFRNPESAGPKLAALVEQKSRNPDLKVMIACGGWGADGFSDMALTEESRAKFIQSAHDFIQEYQLDGMDMDWEYPGISGAGTMARPEDTNNFTALMKGLREMLDTFDSHKILTFASAGWKRYYNHIEVNEVMKYADYTNVMTYDQVSGVSIYTGHHTPLGDVTSEETAGTPFQAHLDSLFEDGSNLDNDPRSAQKIVDFLINEGVKPEQIVIGSAFYGRVWKGVPPENNGLYQLSGGLQIGWMAYHQIRKTYEQDSKFKRYWDESAEAPYMYNAEDSLFLSYDDTVSVALKTKYTMDKGLGGIMFWELGNDTKEEGSLLDAIYKAANE; this comes from the coding sequence TTGAACTGGAAAACCACTATTTTACCACAATTAAGCATGTTCATCCTAATGATGGGATGCTCTCCACAAAGTGCAAATCAAACGGAAGAAACTGTTATTGCTGAAACAGCTAATCCTGATCCCGTGATTATGGCATATTACGTGGCCGAACGTGATTATAAACCAGAAACGATTCCAGTAGAGAAGTTAACGCATATCATTTACTCCTTTACCAATGTCGTAGATGGTGAAATGAAATTTAGAAATCCTGAGTCCGCTGGACCTAAATTAGCGGCATTAGTGGAGCAGAAAAGTAGAAATCCAGATTTAAAAGTGATGATTGCTTGTGGTGGATGGGGAGCTGATGGGTTCTCTGATATGGCATTAACAGAAGAAAGCAGAGCTAAATTCATCCAAAGCGCACATGATTTCATCCAAGAATACCAATTGGACGGAATGGATATGGACTGGGAATATCCTGGAATCTCGGGTGCGGGAACTATGGCTAGACCTGAAGACACCAATAATTTCACAGCCTTGATGAAAGGTTTAAGAGAAATGTTGGACACATTTGATTCTCACAAGATACTGACTTTTGCTTCTGCTGGATGGAAGCGTTACTATAATCACATTGAGGTAAATGAGGTGATGAAATATGCTGACTATACCAATGTGATGACTTACGATCAAGTTTCTGGAGTATCTATTTACACAGGTCATCATACTCCGCTTGGAGATGTAACGAGTGAAGAAACAGCAGGAACGCCTTTTCAAGCACATTTAGATAGCCTTTTTGAAGATGGGAGCAACCTTGACAATGACCCTAGATCTGCACAAAAGATTGTAGATTTCTTGATTAATGAAGGAGTTAAGCCAGAGCAGATTGTAATAGGAAGTGCATTTTATGGAAGAGTTTGGAAAGGTGTTCCACCAGAAAATAATGGATTGTACCAATTGAGTGGTGGACTTCAAATTGGCTGGATGGCTTACCATCAAATCCGAAAAACGTACGAGCAGGACAGTAAGTTTAAACGTTATTGGGATGAATCCGCTGAAGCACCTTACATGTACAATGCTGAGGATAGCTTATTCCTTTCCTATGATGACACTGTTTCCGTAGCATTAAAAACCAAATACACTATGGATAAAGGCCTTGGAGGAATAATGTTCTGGGAACTTGGAAATGACACCAAGGAAGAAGGAAGTTTATTAGACGCCATTTATAAGGCTGCAAATGAGTAA
- a CDS encoding arabinan endo-1,5-alpha-L-arabinosidase, which translates to MLFTIGSFLLCYVGAETANAQRRMPDDSKGLIAHDPVMIKQDSLYYLFMTHGGIAKSSDMENWTRIESAPRDLKWVTNDIIPGYRGGFWAPDIQFHDGLYYLYYSPSAFGKNTSAIGVMTNKTLHQDSPDYQWEDQGMIVQSIPGRDFWNAIDANVIFVEEDSGETTGWLSFGSFWGGLKLVKLAPDMKSLAEPQEWYGVAQQERTFGRPDSNAGDGSIEAPFIYYRDGYYYLFASIDYCCRGLESTYKTIVGRSKDVRGPYLDKSETPMYAGGGELLVGETDQYAAVGHCSVYDFDGKTYFVAHGYDKEDDGKSKLVIKEIDWDADGWPSLDF; encoded by the coding sequence ATGCTTTTTACAATTGGAAGTTTTCTTCTCTGCTATGTAGGTGCTGAAACTGCCAATGCACAGCGTAGAATGCCTGATGATTCTAAAGGGCTGATTGCACATGACCCGGTAATGATCAAGCAGGATAGCTTGTATTACCTTTTTATGACCCATGGCGGAATCGCCAAGAGTTCGGATATGGAAAATTGGACTAGGATAGAATCTGCTCCAAGAGACCTAAAGTGGGTGACAAATGATATTATCCCTGGGTATAGAGGGGGATTTTGGGCACCAGATATTCAATTTCACGATGGGCTATATTATTTGTATTACTCTCCGTCAGCTTTTGGTAAAAACACTTCTGCAATTGGTGTAATGACCAATAAAACGCTTCATCAGGATAGTCCTGACTATCAATGGGAAGATCAAGGTATGATTGTTCAATCCATTCCCGGAAGAGATTTTTGGAATGCTATTGACGCCAATGTCATCTTTGTGGAAGAGGATTCGGGAGAAACAACAGGCTGGCTTTCTTTTGGATCATTTTGGGGTGGTTTGAAATTAGTGAAGTTAGCCCCTGACATGAAGTCTTTGGCTGAGCCTCAGGAATGGTACGGGGTAGCTCAACAGGAACGCACTTTTGGAAGACCTGATTCAAACGCCGGCGATGGCTCCATTGAAGCACCATTCATCTATTATAGAGATGGATATTATTATTTATTTGCCTCCATTGATTATTGCTGCCGAGGTTTGGAAAGCACCTACAAAACCATCGTAGGTAGATCTAAGGACGTTCGTGGTCCTTATTTAGATAAAAGTGAAACTCCCATGTATGCAGGAGGAGGTGAATTGCTAGTGGGAGAAACAGACCAATATGCAGCTGTAGGCCACTGCTCAGTGTATGACTTTGATGGAAAAACTTATTTTGTAGCACATGGATATGACAAAGAGGATGATGGAAAATCAAAACTAGTAATCAAAGAAATTGATTGGGATGCCGATGGTTGGCCTTCCTTGGATTTCTAA
- a CDS encoding Gfo/Idh/MocA family protein — MSQTIKAAIVGTGFIGPAHLEALRRIPNVEVIALVEVSQELADEKAKVLGIPNAYTFEAMLQQPEIDVVHICTPNFLHYPQAKAVLQAGKHVICEKPLAVKIDEAEDLVALAAEKGLVNAVHFNLRYYPMVRQMKTMREKGDLGEVYSVMGSYLQDWLFLQTDYNWRLEPDKSGDSRAIADIGSHLLDITEYVTGLKITEVMADFSTVHKTRLKPLKAIETYSGDKLEKSDYEEVPINTEDHATVLLRFDNGSKGSITVSQVNAGRKNRLNVEIAGSKSNFEFNSEKPNELWIGKRETANGVLMKDPGLFYPESAALVGFPGGHNEGFPDTSKQMFKEVYAAVREGSQPEKAPYPTFADGLRELIIGERIVESNKKQAWVKI, encoded by the coding sequence ATGTCTCAGACAATCAAAGCAGCCATCGTAGGAACAGGATTTATAGGTCCTGCGCATTTGGAAGCATTAAGAAGAATCCCCAATGTAGAAGTAATCGCTTTGGTAGAAGTTAGCCAAGAATTGGCCGATGAAAAAGCTAAAGTACTAGGTATTCCTAATGCCTATACATTTGAGGCGATGCTTCAACAACCCGAAATTGATGTAGTACATATTTGTACTCCAAACTTCCTGCATTACCCTCAAGCGAAAGCAGTATTGCAAGCTGGAAAACATGTGATTTGCGAAAAGCCATTGGCAGTAAAAATCGATGAAGCGGAAGATCTAGTTGCTTTAGCAGCGGAAAAAGGCTTAGTCAACGCAGTTCACTTCAACCTACGGTACTACCCTATGGTTAGACAAATGAAGACCATGCGTGAAAAGGGTGACTTGGGAGAAGTTTACTCTGTAATGGGCTCTTACCTTCAAGATTGGCTATTCTTACAAACCGATTATAACTGGAGATTAGAGCCAGATAAGTCTGGAGATTCCAGAGCTATTGCGGATATCGGTTCTCACCTTTTGGATATTACCGAGTATGTAACTGGCCTGAAAATCACCGAAGTAATGGCTGATTTTTCAACTGTTCACAAAACTCGATTGAAGCCATTAAAAGCAATAGAAACATATTCTGGTGATAAGCTAGAAAAATCAGACTACGAGGAAGTTCCTATCAATACTGAGGATCATGCGACAGTTTTACTTCGCTTCGATAATGGTAGTAAAGGTTCCATCACTGTTTCTCAAGTCAATGCAGGTCGTAAAAACCGATTGAATGTGGAAATCGCTGGATCCAAGTCTAATTTTGAATTCAATTCAGAAAAACCAAATGAACTTTGGATCGGTAAAAGAGAAACTGCCAACGGTGTCTTGATGAAGGATCCAGGCCTATTCTATCCTGAATCAGCAGCATTAGTTGGATTTCCAGGAGGCCATAATGAAGGTTTCCCTGATACTTCTAAACAAATGTTTAAAGAAGTTTATGCAGCTGTTAGAGAAGGAAGTCAACCAGAAAAGGCTCCCTACCCTACTTTTGCTGATGGATTGAGAGAATTGATTATTGGAGAAAGAATTGTAGAAAGCAATAAAAAGCAAGCTTGGGTTAAAATTTGA
- a CDS encoding (2Fe-2S)-binding protein — MANFNLKINGSSHSVEVEEDTPLLWVLRDHLGLVGTKYSCGIAQCGACTVHMNGEAIFSCSMPVSSVGEDEITTIEGLSEKGDHPVQQAWEDVDVAQCGYCQAGQIMNAAAFLKKNPSPSMEEIENAMNRNLCRCGTYHKIREAVAKAAKI; from the coding sequence ATGGCAAACTTTAATCTAAAAATTAACGGTTCATCCCATTCAGTGGAAGTGGAGGAGGATACTCCCTTACTCTGGGTACTCCGAGACCATTTGGGTTTAGTCGGAACAAAATATTCCTGCGGTATAGCACAATGCGGTGCCTGCACGGTCCATATGAATGGAGAAGCAATTTTCTCCTGCTCCATGCCAGTTTCAAGTGTTGGAGAGGATGAAATCACAACTATAGAAGGACTTTCTGAAAAAGGAGACCACCCGGTTCAACAAGCCTGGGAAGATGTAGATGTCGCCCAATGTGGTTATTGCCAAGCAGGTCAAATCATGAATGCTGCGGCCTTCCTAAAAAAGAATCCATCTCCTAGTATGGAAGAAATAGAAAATGCGATGAACAGGAACCTTTGTCGCTGTGGAACCTATCATAAAATAAGAGAAGCAGTTGCTAAAGCAGCTAAAATCTAA
- a CDS encoding DUF2911 domain-containing protein has translation MRTMNFKKSLFAFALMAFIGFSASAQEKPSPAKTAKGKVGSADITINYSSPGVKGRVIWGDLVPMGEVWRAGANEATTFTTSQDIMVEGKKLPAGTYGFFVIPGETESVFIFNKVAKQWGAFEYDSSEDVLRVTVPSQETGTMEERLVYEVKPSSFEIRWEYGKASASLSN, from the coding sequence ATGAGAACAATGAATTTCAAAAAGAGTCTCTTTGCTTTCGCTTTGATGGCTTTCATAGGCTTTTCAGCATCTGCACAAGAAAAACCAAGTCCAGCAAAAACCGCAAAAGGTAAAGTGGGCAGTGCTGACATTACCATTAACTATAGTAGTCCAGGCGTAAAAGGCCGAGTAATTTGGGGTGATTTAGTTCCTATGGGAGAAGTATGGAGAGCGGGCGCCAATGAGGCAACAACTTTCACTACTTCACAAGATATTATGGTAGAAGGTAAAAAGTTACCAGCAGGAACTTACGGGTTCTTTGTGATTCCAGGTGAAACTGAATCAGTATTCATATTTAATAAAGTAGCGAAGCAATGGGGAGCTTTTGAGTACGATTCTTCTGAAGATGTACTTAGAGTTACTGTTCCTTCTCAAGAAACCGGAACTATGGAAGAAAGATTGGTTTACGAAGTAAAGCCAAGTAGTTTCGAAATTAGATGGGAATATGGAAAAGCATCCGCTAGCTTAAGCAATTGA
- a CDS encoding arylsulfatase: MKICLRLLQSTLLIFCFACSGPEKPIQKPNIILIYADDLGIGLLGHEGQNIIKTPNIDRIAAEGVRFTRAYSNMLCAPARASLITGHRDTHEKGFEITQGGIYLQISKENLTSKEVEKKINNVLSPIPDEQVFLAEIAKSAGYVTGQVGKLEWGFSATDQQMKRHGWDYYFGYLDHQRAHGFYPPFLFENGNLVEIEGNTLPNAGKSGEPETEETYQERWDMEGKKSYSQDVFMEKVLGFIDNHQDQAFLLYFPTQLPHGPVSIPAVHEDFINDNRLTQIEKEYASMVKLLDENVGEILKKLEELGLEENTIVIFTSDNGHEIYYSQEGRTLKPYTNMETGERFDDYERKYYSDLAGDIFDGNGGRAGLKRSNLQGGINVPLLIKWPQKIAKGTSSDRLVANYDLLPTIAELVSYNKPFETDGKSFLNELLGKENSTENDFVAYSSFIGPTLIANDGWKIRTHLGKEAFELYYLPDDFKEENDLSQEFPEKLEELKNKLIRACDGDLNNGLYSSRNSQITIR; this comes from the coding sequence ATGAAGATCTGTTTACGCCTTTTACAATCCACTTTATTAATTTTTTGTTTTGCCTGTTCCGGCCCAGAAAAACCCATCCAAAAACCTAATATTATTCTGATTTATGCAGACGATTTGGGGATTGGATTATTAGGGCATGAGGGACAAAACATCATCAAAACACCCAATATTGATCGAATCGCTGCTGAAGGAGTGCGTTTTACTAGAGCCTACTCCAATATGCTGTGTGCACCTGCGAGAGCTTCCTTAATTACTGGTCATAGGGATACCCATGAAAAGGGTTTTGAGATTACTCAAGGAGGTATCTATTTACAAATCAGCAAGGAGAATTTGACTTCAAAAGAGGTAGAGAAGAAGATCAATAATGTGCTTTCTCCCATTCCAGATGAGCAGGTTTTTTTAGCAGAAATAGCAAAAAGTGCAGGGTATGTAACCGGACAAGTGGGGAAATTAGAATGGGGCTTTTCGGCTACCGACCAGCAAATGAAAAGGCATGGATGGGATTACTATTTCGGCTATTTAGACCATCAGAGAGCACACGGCTTTTACCCACCCTTTTTATTCGAAAATGGGAACCTGGTTGAAATTGAGGGTAATACTCTTCCAAATGCTGGGAAATCTGGAGAACCTGAGACGGAGGAAACCTATCAGGAGCGATGGGATATGGAAGGCAAAAAATCATACTCCCAAGATGTCTTTATGGAAAAGGTGCTCGGTTTTATAGATAACCATCAAGACCAAGCTTTTTTACTTTACTTCCCAACCCAATTGCCTCATGGACCTGTTTCTATTCCCGCTGTACATGAGGATTTTATCAATGACAACCGGCTAACTCAAATAGAGAAAGAATATGCATCCATGGTCAAACTTCTGGATGAAAATGTGGGAGAGATTTTAAAGAAATTGGAGGAATTAGGGTTGGAGGAAAATACGATTGTGATTTTCACTTCAGATAATGGCCATGAAATTTATTATAGCCAAGAAGGCAGAACTCTTAAGCCTTATACCAATATGGAAACTGGAGAACGCTTTGATGACTATGAAAGAAAGTATTACAGTGATTTAGCTGGTGATATTTTTGATGGAAATGGGGGTAGAGCTGGCCTAAAAAGAAGCAACCTCCAAGGTGGAATCAATGTGCCATTACTTATCAAATGGCCACAAAAAATCGCGAAAGGAACTAGTTCTGATCGCTTGGTTGCTAATTATGATCTTTTGCCTACCATAGCTGAACTGGTCAGTTACAATAAACCATTTGAAACGGATGGCAAGTCATTTTTGAATGAATTACTTGGCAAGGAAAATTCAACAGAAAATGATTTTGTGGCTTACTCCTCCTTTATTGGTCCCACTTTGATTGCCAATGATGGTTGGAAAATCAGAACTCATTTGGGCAAAGAAGCCTTTGAACTTTACTATTTGCCAGATGATTTTAAAGAGGAGAATGATTTATCTCAGGAGTTTCCGGAGAAATTAGAAGAACTGAAAAATAAACTCATAAGGGCCTGTGATGGGGATCTGAACAATGGACTTTATTCTTCTCGTAATAGCCAAATCACTATACGTTAA
- a CDS encoding alpha/beta hydrolase, which translates to MLKKSLQVAAALVMACTMNAHAQSDQSTPAISEYNTISVTKDITYREGESDSWKLDLAMPTNFGSELRPALVIVHGGGWAGGSKSVDVYQEMMVEYAEKGYVTINVEYRLTGEAGFPACIEDVKNAVRWLRAHAEELKVDPERIGTYGHSAGAHLALMLGMTTEEDGLEGDGSYREYSSHVNVVAAGSPPTELGRDVPMAKPIWWPIGYISADHPPLFLIQGTEDPVVRPELTRDFVNKMKEVGAEIEYLEVEGGHDIAYASQLKVTDPAIEEFFAKYLKP; encoded by the coding sequence ATGCTTAAAAAAAGCCTTCAAGTTGCAGCAGCACTTGTTATGGCATGCACCATGAATGCGCATGCCCAATCCGATCAAAGTACGCCAGCAATATCTGAGTACAACACTATTTCAGTAACCAAGGATATTACCTACAGAGAAGGGGAAAGTGACTCCTGGAAATTAGACTTGGCAATGCCAACTAATTTTGGGTCGGAGCTTCGACCTGCTTTAGTGATCGTTCATGGCGGTGGCTGGGCAGGCGGCTCCAAATCTGTGGATGTTTATCAAGAAATGATGGTGGAATATGCCGAAAAAGGATACGTCACCATCAATGTGGAATATAGACTTACAGGTGAAGCCGGTTTCCCGGCATGTATAGAAGATGTAAAAAATGCAGTAAGGTGGCTTCGGGCACATGCAGAGGAACTTAAAGTAGATCCGGAACGCATTGGAACTTATGGACATTCTGCTGGAGCACATTTAGCGCTTATGCTAGGTATGACTACGGAGGAAGATGGTTTAGAAGGAGATGGAAGCTATCGTGAGTATTCTAGCCATGTCAATGTAGTAGCAGCAGGATCTCCTCCAACAGAACTAGGTCGTGATGTGCCAATGGCAAAGCCCATATGGTGGCCTATTGGATATATTTCTGCTGATCATCCACCATTATTCTTGATTCAAGGTACCGAAGACCCCGTTGTTCGTCCAGAGTTAACAAGAGATTTTGTAAACAAAATGAAAGAAGTAGGAGCAGAGATTGAATATCTGGAAGTTGAAGGTGGACATGACATTGCTTATGCAAGTCAACTGAAAGTAACAGATCCTGCAATTGAGGAGTTTTTTGCAAAATACTTAAAGCCGTAA
- a CDS encoding MBL fold metallo-hydrolase, with protein MLKTVFKLLKTILYFFLTMGLILGLIGVLFVYLSPEFGADPNEEKVAQFEKLDHYSDGEFHNLIPTNMDMDIAKAIKMLPEFFKNDPSRKPDFEIPIEKVDSLELTSLSIPTRLIWFGHSAFLLQIDGKNILIDPMLGEVPAPHPWLGKKRFSKELPIEIEQLPEIDLIIFSHDHYDHLDYGSVQKLMSKTKSFYVPLGVGSHLEAWGVEPEIIHEMDWWQEIDAQGLKLVFTPSRHFSGRGLNNRFATLWGSWVISGAQENLYFSGDGGYGPHFKEIGQKYGPFDFAMLECGQYNERWKEIHMMPEETALAAKDIQAEVFMPIHWAAFSLAMHSWTDPVERVLIKANSIQQPIYIPKIGSRIEINGNLNSKEKWWVKPE; from the coding sequence ATGCTAAAAACAGTTTTTAAACTCCTTAAGACTATCCTCTATTTTTTCCTTACTATGGGCTTGATATTGGGTCTTATCGGTGTCCTTTTTGTCTACCTAAGTCCAGAATTTGGTGCTGATCCCAATGAGGAGAAGGTAGCTCAATTTGAGAAGTTAGATCATTATTCCGATGGGGAGTTTCATAACCTGATTCCGACCAATATGGATATGGATATAGCAAAGGCGATCAAAATGCTTCCTGAATTTTTTAAAAATGATCCTAGCAGAAAGCCTGATTTTGAGATTCCTATCGAGAAAGTTGATTCCCTAGAACTGACATCGCTAAGCATTCCAACTCGATTGATTTGGTTTGGACATTCTGCTTTTTTGCTTCAAATAGATGGGAAAAATATTTTGATAGACCCTATGTTGGGTGAAGTCCCTGCTCCTCACCCTTGGCTAGGAAAAAAACGTTTTAGCAAGGAATTACCGATAGAAATTGAGCAACTTCCAGAAATAGACCTTATTATTTTCTCCCATGACCATTACGATCATTTGGACTATGGTTCGGTCCAAAAACTGATGAGTAAGACTAAGTCATTTTACGTTCCATTGGGAGTGGGATCTCATTTAGAAGCTTGGGGCGTGGAACCAGAAATAATTCATGAAATGGATTGGTGGCAAGAAATTGATGCTCAAGGATTGAAACTTGTTTTCACCCCGTCAAGGCATTTTTCGGGCAGAGGTCTGAATAATAGATTCGCTACACTTTGGGGCTCTTGGGTGATTAGTGGAGCTCAAGAAAACCTTTATTTCAGTGGTGATGGTGGATATGGTCCTCATTTTAAAGAAATTGGTCAAAAATACGGTCCATTTGATTTCGCTATGCTCGAATGTGGTCAGTATAATGAACGATGGAAGGAAATTCATATGATGCCAGAAGAGACTGCGTTGGCAGCAAAAGATATCCAGGCAGAGGTTTTTATGCCGATACATTGGGCTGCATTTTCCTTAGCGATGCACTCTTGGACTGACCCTGTGGAGCGAGTTTTGATCAAAGCGAATTCCATCCAACAGCCTATTTATATCCCGAAAATCGGATCTAGAATAGAAATTAATGGAAATTTGAATTCGAAAGAAAAATGGTGGGTCAAGCCGGAATAA